The Hyphomonas sediminis genome contains a region encoding:
- a CDS encoding nitrite/sulfite reductase codes for MYRYDEFDARIVAERVAQFRGQVARRLSGALLEDEFKPLRLQNGVYLQLHAYMLRIAIPYGQLSPRQLRRLAEVARDYDRGFGHFTTRQNIQFNWVALKDIPDVLEKLAEVEMHAIQTSGNCIRNTTTDHFSGAAQDELLDPRPWCEIIRQWSTFHPEFAALPRKFKIAVTAAEHDRAAIRVHDVGLHIRQKDGVVGFEVWVGGGQGRTPVIATLVNPFVPENQILDYLEAIMRVYNRYGRRDNKYKARIKILVTELGEAEYIRQVEEEYAAQRPHEKIDLSPEEIARIHAYFTPPELAGKPAVSQRLEAAKTADPAFARWTRVNLHPHKTPGYASVTVSLKPQGVAPGDATDTQMELVADLAEKFGHGDIRVSHAQNLILPHVALDDLPEIYAALDAAGLSTANESRITDMIVCPGLDYCNLANARSIPVSLEVSKLFADPAYEEDIGRLHINVSGCINACGHHHVGHIGILGVDKKGEEFYQILLGGRADEKAALGNIVGPGLKAEEVPGAIHRVVEYYRANRTSKDEKFIDTLERLGHQPFQEALYAAD; via the coding sequence ATGTATCGCTATGATGAGTTCGACGCCCGCATCGTTGCTGAGCGTGTCGCCCAGTTTCGAGGGCAGGTGGCCCGCCGCCTGTCTGGCGCGCTGCTGGAAGATGAGTTCAAGCCGCTGCGCCTGCAGAACGGCGTCTATCTCCAGCTTCACGCCTATATGCTGCGCATTGCCATTCCCTATGGCCAGCTTTCTCCGCGCCAGCTGCGCCGCCTTGCGGAAGTCGCGCGCGATTATGACCGGGGCTTTGGCCATTTCACCACGCGCCAGAATATCCAGTTCAACTGGGTGGCGCTGAAAGACATTCCGGACGTGCTGGAAAAGCTGGCTGAGGTGGAGATGCACGCCATCCAGACCTCGGGCAACTGTATCCGCAATACGACCACGGATCATTTCTCCGGCGCCGCGCAGGATGAGCTGCTCGACCCGCGCCCCTGGTGTGAGATCATCCGCCAGTGGAGCACGTTTCATCCGGAGTTTGCCGCCCTGCCGCGCAAGTTCAAGATTGCCGTGACCGCTGCCGAGCATGACCGCGCCGCCATCCGTGTGCATGATGTGGGCCTCCACATTCGCCAGAAGGATGGCGTGGTCGGCTTTGAAGTCTGGGTTGGCGGCGGGCAGGGGCGCACGCCTGTCATCGCCACGCTGGTCAATCCCTTCGTGCCGGAAAACCAGATCCTCGATTATCTCGAAGCCATCATGCGGGTTTATAACCGCTATGGCCGCCGCGATAACAAGTACAAGGCGCGCATCAAGATCCTCGTCACCGAGCTGGGCGAAGCCGAATACATCCGCCAGGTCGAAGAAGAGTATGCGGCCCAGCGCCCGCATGAGAAAATCGATCTGTCCCCAGAAGAAATTGCGCGCATTCACGCCTATTTCACCCCGCCAGAGCTGGCAGGGAAACCCGCTGTTTCCCAACGCCTCGAAGCGGCGAAGACTGCAGACCCGGCCTTTGCCCGCTGGACGCGCGTGAACCTGCATCCGCACAAGACGCCCGGCTACGCCTCCGTCACGGTCAGCCTGAAACCGCAGGGCGTAGCGCCCGGCGACGCGACCGACACGCAGATGGAGCTGGTCGCCGACCTCGCCGAGAAGTTCGGCCATGGCGACATCCGCGTCAGCCATGCGCAGAACCTGATCCTGCCGCATGTGGCGCTGGACGATCTGCCGGAAATCTATGCCGCGCTGGACGCTGCTGGCCTCAGCACGGCAAATGAAAGCCGTATCACGGACATGATCGTCTGCCCCGGCCTCGACTATTGCAACCTTGCGAACGCCCGTTCAATTCCGGTGTCGCTTGAGGTTTCCAAGCTGTTCGCGGACCCCGCCTATGAGGAAGACATCGGCCGCCTGCATATCAATGTGTCAGGCTGTATCAATGCCTGTGGCCACCATCATGTCGGCCATATCGGGATCCTCGGCGTCGACAAGAAGGGCGAGGAATTCTACCAGATCCTTCTCGGTGGCCGCGCAGACGAGAAAGCCGCGCTCGGCAATATCGTCGGCCCCGGCCTGAAGGCTGAAGAAGTGCCCGGCGCCATCCACCGCGTGGTGGAATATTACCGCGCCAACCGCACATCCAAGGACGAGAAGTTCATCGACACGCTGGAACGCCTTGGCCACCAGCCCTTCCAGGAGGCGCTCTATGCCGCTGATTAA
- a CDS encoding DUF2849 domain-containing protein — translation MTSVRPKLKPETPKSVTAWDTATGRAVWLKADKTWTENISLLGVFAGDAAEAALATALKQEGQVTDPYFMEVTPDGAITGREMLRESLRAHFSRGAAEPSEREQETA, via the coding sequence ATGACCTCCGTTCGCCCGAAACTGAAACCGGAAACCCCCAAATCCGTCACCGCCTGGGACACGGCGACCGGTCGCGCCGTCTGGCTGAAGGCTGATAAGACGTGGACGGAAAATATCTCCCTGCTTGGCGTATTCGCGGGTGACGCGGCAGAAGCCGCGCTTGCAACAGCCCTGAAACAGGAAGGCCAGGTGACAGATCCCTATTTCATGGAAGTGACGCCAGATGGCGCCATCACGGGCCGGGAAATGCTGCGCGAATCCCTGCGCGCGCACTTCTCGCGCGGGGCAGCAGAGCCGTCAGAGCGAGAACAGGAAACCGCCTGA
- a CDS encoding chorismate mutase — translation MTTYTSDPRRNTAATCETMADVRYEVDRIDRLLVEILAERQSMMDAAARIKGPRAAVHDRARIEDVVAKVKAECAGRGLSPAIAEPVWRTLIDRCIAYEFESYDALRLAAEAKS, via the coding sequence ATGACGACCTATACTTCTGACCCGCGCCGCAACACGGCTGCGACCTGCGAAACCATGGCGGATGTGCGCTATGAGGTCGACCGGATCGACCGCCTGCTGGTGGAGATCCTGGCGGAGCGCCAGTCGATGATGGATGCGGCGGCCCGCATCAAGGGGCCGCGCGCCGCGGTGCACGACCGGGCCCGGATCGAAGACGTGGTTGCCAAGGTGAAGGCCGAATGCGCCGGGCGCGGCCTGTCGCCTGCGATCGCCGAGCCGGTCTGGCGGACCCTGATCGACCGCTGCATTGCCTATGAATTTGAAAGCTATGATGCGCTGCGTTTGGCCGCTGAAGCCAAGTCGTAA
- a CDS encoding class I SAM-dependent methyltransferase, translating into MRRPASPASAPAPFDEAHAKVYDDQFAALNALKDCFHLLMEGYFSGLPEDARILVAGAGTGAEVRYLAPRHPGWRFTLVDPSAPMLAVARRHAEAGGYTDRCAFHADYVSATPLAAHDAATSLLVSHFLTDAVARQSYFADIAARLKSGGRLINVDLCADDTAHSFESVMSLWLSLMGLNGQSEDSRAHYRKAYGVQFAVHGPDAVAKMIEAGGFSPPAPVFQAALMRGWTAQKA; encoded by the coding sequence ATGCGCCGACCCGCTTCACCAGCCTCCGCTCCGGCGCCGTTCGATGAAGCTCACGCAAAAGTCTATGACGATCAGTTCGCCGCGCTGAACGCGCTGAAGGATTGCTTCCACCTGCTGATGGAGGGCTATTTCAGCGGGCTGCCCGAAGATGCCCGCATCCTGGTGGCGGGCGCCGGCACGGGCGCGGAAGTCCGCTATCTCGCGCCGCGCCATCCGGGCTGGCGCTTCACGCTTGTGGACCCGTCTGCTCCAATGCTGGCGGTTGCCCGGCGCCATGCAGAGGCTGGCGGCTATACTGACCGCTGCGCCTTTCATGCCGATTATGTTTCTGCCACGCCGCTTGCCGCACATGACGCAGCCACCAGCCTGCTGGTCTCACATTTCCTGACAGATGCCGTCGCCCGGCAATCCTATTTCGCCGACATTGCCGCGCGCCTGAAATCCGGCGGTCGGCTGATCAATGTCGATCTCTGCGCGGACGATACAGCCCACTCATTCGAAAGCGTGATGAGCCTCTGGCTCAGCCTCATGGGCCTCAACGGGCAAAGCGAAGACTCCCGCGCGCATTACCGCAAGGCCTATGGCGTCCAGTTCGCCGTGCACGGGCCAGACGCCGTCGCCAAAATGATTGAGGCGGGAGGCTTCTCGCCCCCCGCCCCGGTATTTCAGGCTGCACTAATGCGCGGCTGGACCGCGCAAAAGGCCTAG
- a CDS encoding phosphoadenylyl-sulfate reductase translates to MAFETETIEEPKDRLARLNGELRQASAQTVLRAAIIREWPGQLTYVSSFGAESVVMLSLISEVDPSLPILFIDTGMHFPQTLDYKDEVIDRLGLTGVRTIAPNETERKVLDPKNMLWKTDADACCGLRKVRPLEPALEGFGAWITGRKRFHGGARMNLPVFEYADGRYKVNPLASWTQADVDLYLEQRNLPRHPLVAQGYPSIGCWPCTQPAADPNDPRSGRWVGREKTECGLHVDRNERPRVF, encoded by the coding sequence ATGGCCTTTGAAACTGAAACGATCGAAGAGCCGAAAGACCGGCTGGCACGCCTCAATGGCGAGCTGCGCCAGGCCTCGGCCCAGACCGTGCTGCGCGCGGCGATCATCCGGGAATGGCCGGGCCAACTGACCTACGTGTCGAGCTTTGGCGCCGAAAGCGTCGTGATGCTCTCCCTCATTTCCGAAGTTGATCCCTCGTTGCCGATCCTCTTCATCGATACGGGCATGCATTTCCCGCAGACGCTGGACTATAAGGACGAGGTGATCGACCGCCTCGGCCTGACCGGCGTGCGCACGATTGCGCCGAACGAGACCGAGCGCAAAGTGCTCGATCCCAAGAACATGCTCTGGAAAACCGACGCGGACGCCTGCTGCGGCCTGCGCAAAGTGCGTCCGCTTGAGCCTGCGCTGGAAGGATTCGGTGCCTGGATCACGGGCCGCAAACGCTTCCATGGCGGCGCCCGCATGAACCTGCCCGTATTTGAATACGCAGATGGCCGCTACAAGGTGAACCCGCTCGCCAGCTGGACGCAGGCGGATGTCGATCTCTACCTCGAGCAGAGAAACCTGCCGCGCCACCCGCTGGTCGCGCAGGGCTATCCCTCCATCGGCTGCTGGCCCTGCACGCAGCCCGCCGCTGATCCCAATGATCCGCGTTCGGGTCGCTGGGTCGGCCGGGAAAAGACCGAGTGCGGACTGCACGTGGACCGCAACGAGCGGCCGCGGGTTTTCTGA
- a CDS encoding DUF934 domain-containing protein, whose translation MPLIKNGAEIANDWTFVPDGAVLPENGRFSVSLARFLSLKQGRENGPLPDGVRLEPADNVEDLEPFLSELSLIEIDFPKYTDGRGYSHAQLLRRRFQFTGELRAVGHVLRDQIFYMNRSGFDAYETRRAGLSEVLEALGEYSVVYQPAADAAVPAFRRRNI comes from the coding sequence ATGCCGCTGATTAAGAACGGCGCCGAGATCGCCAACGATTGGACTTTCGTGCCCGACGGCGCGGTGTTGCCCGAAAATGGCAGGTTTTCTGTATCGCTCGCTCGTTTCCTCAGCCTGAAGCAGGGGCGGGAGAACGGCCCGCTGCCCGATGGCGTGCGGCTGGAACCGGCAGACAATGTCGAGGATCTGGAGCCGTTCCTGAGCGAGCTGTCGCTGATTGAGATCGATTTTCCAAAATACACTGACGGGCGCGGCTACAGCCATGCCCAGCTCCTGCGCCGACGTTTCCAGTTTACCGGCGAGCTGCGCGCGGTCGGTCATGTGCTTAGGGATCAGATATTCTACATGAACCGTTCAGGGTTCGATGCTTACGAGACACGACGCGCTGGCCTATCTGAGGTGCTGGAAGCCCTGGGCGAATACAGCGTCGTTTACCAGCCCGCCGCTGATGCTGCCGTTCCGGCCTTCCGCAGACGCAACATCTGA
- a CDS encoding RcnB family protein: protein MSLKTLTFMLAGAMGTGLAAYADPPHNRGYDLPPGLAKQGKIPPGHAKKIWGKGQYLPVEYREVYVRDWRDYDLREPPRGYRWVHVDQDAYLVEIASGLIADVLVDALLN, encoded by the coding sequence ATGTCTCTCAAGACCCTTACCTTCATGCTGGCCGGAGCCATGGGCACCGGTTTGGCCGCCTATGCGGACCCGCCGCACAATCGCGGTTACGACCTGCCGCCCGGCCTTGCCAAACAGGGCAAGATCCCGCCGGGCCATGCCAAGAAGATCTGGGGCAAAGGCCAGTATCTTCCGGTCGAATACCGTGAGGTCTATGTGCGCGACTGGCGCGATTATGATCTGCGCGAGCCGCCGCGCGGCTATCGCTGGGTGCATGTCGATCAGGATGCCTATCTGGTCGAGATCGCCAGCGGCCTGATCGCCGATGTGCTGGTCGACGCCCTGCTGAACTAA
- the gcvA gene encoding transcriptional regulator GcvA, producing the protein MSDSNDRLPPLNALRAFEAAARRLSFTQAAEELNVTPGAISQQIRQLEDFAGTPLFKRTGRSVLLTDAAQASLPLVRDAFEKISEAGRVMQAPARKGRVMISSAPSFAAKWLAPRLESFHRANEGIEAWISADMSLTDFNTADADIAIRYGRGNYEGLKSEKLLDEMVLPVCSPRLLEGPDAIRKPEDLRNHTLLHDESSENDPSCPDWASWLRAHGVNGVDGTRGPRFNQGILVIESAAAGRGVALAKQAIASADLEAGRLVAPFANGSIPIDFGYWLVWPKGRHLSSDVRAFIKWIKDEAMNSEVVGV; encoded by the coding sequence ATGAGCGATTCCAACGACCGCCTGCCCCCGCTAAACGCCCTGCGTGCCTTTGAGGCGGCGGCGCGGCGCCTGTCCTTCACTCAGGCGGCCGAGGAACTGAATGTCACGCCGGGCGCCATCTCGCAACAGATCCGCCAGCTGGAAGACTTTGCCGGGACCCCGCTTTTCAAGCGAACGGGCCGTTCCGTTCTACTGACCGACGCCGCGCAGGCGAGCCTGCCGCTGGTGCGCGACGCATTCGAAAAGATCTCAGAAGCCGGCCGCGTGATGCAGGCCCCTGCCCGCAAAGGCCGGGTGATGATCTCGTCTGCGCCCTCTTTCGCCGCCAAATGGCTGGCGCCGCGGCTGGAAAGCTTCCACCGCGCCAATGAGGGCATCGAAGCCTGGATCTCGGCAGACATGTCGCTGACCGACTTCAATACCGCCGATGCCGATATCGCGATCCGCTATGGCCGGGGCAATTATGAAGGCCTGAAATCCGAGAAGCTGCTCGACGAAATGGTCCTGCCGGTCTGCTCGCCGCGCCTGCTGGAAGGGCCCGACGCCATCCGCAAGCCGGAAGACCTGCGCAACCACACACTGCTCCACGATGAAAGCTCCGAGAACGACCCCTCCTGCCCCGACTGGGCAAGCTGGCTGCGTGCCCACGGCGTCAACGGCGTCGATGGGACACGCGGGCCCCGCTTCAACCAGGGAATCCTCGTAATCGAATCCGCCGCCGCTGGGCGCGGCGTTGCTCTCGCCAAACAAGCGATTGCATCCGCTGATCTTGAAGCTGGCCGTCTCGTCGCGCCGTTTGCAAACGGATCGATCCCGATCGATTTCGGCTATTGGCTGGTCTGGCCGAAGGGCCGTCACCTTTCGAGCGATGTGCGCGCCTTCATCAAATGGATCAAGGACGAGGCGATGAACAGCGAGGTGGTTGGCGTCTGA
- the cysG gene encoding siroheme synthase CysG: MRQFPAFFNLEGARIAVFGGGEEAARKLRLFAGSGADVALIGGFADAALAAEFAWTETFARADVGAALLGARLAIIAEEDVALRAAALDEVRARGIPVNVVDQPEDCDFTVPSILDRGEIVAAIGTGGASPVIAKSIRAKLEALLPQRIGDLAGLARSLRGFVVDAIPDKTARRRYWERALSGPAAEAAYAGDLDRAETLLRQQARLAGRARGVVHIVGAGPGDPELLTLKALRLIQEADVVYYDRLVSGDILSLIRRDAARVPVGKSKGDHSVPQAEIQARLVASAREGLRVVRLKGGDPFIFGRGGEELEAVRAEGIEAYVVPGISSALGCAASAGIPLTHRDHAQTLTFVTGHAKEGGVPDLDWDALARPAQTVVVFMGVDTAPAIAEKLVAAGRDGKTPVAVIENGTRADELRVFGTLAELPFLVEEEGILGPALLIIGEVAGLPAEQGRIASILSEASGQPWFGAASHPLKIEESAA; the protein is encoded by the coding sequence ATGCGCCAGTTTCCGGCCTTCTTCAATCTCGAAGGCGCCCGCATCGCCGTTTTCGGGGGTGGCGAGGAAGCCGCGCGCAAGCTGCGCCTGTTTGCCGGGTCTGGCGCGGATGTCGCCCTGATTGGCGGCTTTGCGGACGCGGCACTGGCGGCTGAATTTGCGTGGACGGAGACGTTTGCGCGCGCCGATGTTGGCGCGGCCTTGCTGGGCGCGCGGCTGGCGATCATCGCCGAGGAAGACGTTGCGCTTCGGGCCGCAGCGCTTGATGAAGTGCGTGCGCGCGGCATACCGGTGAATGTCGTCGACCAGCCGGAAGATTGCGATTTCACGGTTCCCTCGATCCTCGACCGGGGCGAGATTGTTGCCGCCATCGGCACAGGCGGCGCCTCGCCCGTGATTGCAAAGTCCATCCGTGCCAAGCTTGAAGCGCTGCTGCCTCAGCGCATTGGCGATCTGGCCGGCCTCGCCCGCAGCCTGCGCGGCTTTGTGGTCGATGCCATTCCCGACAAGACCGCCCGCCGCCGCTATTGGGAGCGCGCGCTCTCCGGTCCGGCGGCCGAAGCTGCTTATGCAGGCGATCTGGACCGCGCCGAAACCCTTCTGCGCCAGCAGGCCCGACTGGCCGGGCGCGCGCGCGGCGTGGTGCATATCGTCGGCGCTGGCCCCGGTGATCCGGAACTCCTGACGCTCAAGGCCCTGCGCCTCATCCAGGAAGCTGATGTGGTGTATTATGACCGCCTCGTCAGCGGCGATATTCTTTCCCTCATCCGCCGGGACGCGGCGCGCGTGCCGGTCGGCAAGTCAAAGGGCGATCATTCTGTTCCGCAGGCGGAGATTCAGGCCCGCCTTGTGGCCTCGGCCCGCGAAGGCCTGCGCGTCGTGCGTCTCAAAGGGGGCGACCCCTTCATCTTCGGCCGCGGCGGCGAGGAGCTGGAAGCGGTTCGCGCCGAAGGCATTGAGGCCTATGTCGTGCCGGGCATTTCGTCTGCGCTCGGCTGCGCGGCCTCTGCCGGCATTCCGCTCACCCACCGGGACCATGCCCAGACGCTGACCTTCGTGACCGGCCATGCCAAGGAGGGCGGGGTGCCCGACCTGGACTGGGACGCGCTGGCGCGTCCGGCGCAGACCGTCGTCGTGTTCATGGGCGTTGATACCGCCCCGGCCATTGCCGAGAAGCTGGTCGCCGCTGGCCGGGATGGGAAAACCCCCGTCGCCGTTATCGAAAACGGTACGCGCGCTGATGAGCTGCGCGTCTTCGGCACGCTGGCCGAACTGCCTTTCCTGGTCGAGGAAGAAGGCATTCTTGGCCCGGCCTTGCTGATCATCGGCGAAGTGGCCGGCCTGCCTGCAGAGCAGGGCCGCATTGCCTCCATTCTTTCTGAAGCCTCCGGTCAGCCATGGTTTGGCGCCGCTTCCCACCCGCTGAAAATCGAGGAGTCTGCCGCATGA
- the yghU gene encoding glutathione-dependent disulfide-bond oxidoreductase, producing MSDSDYIPPKVWTWKQGSGGRFANINRPIAGPTHDKELPVGKHPLQLYSLGTPNGVKVTVMLEELLALGYSGAEYDAWLINIGSGDQFSSGFVSVNPNSKIPALLDRSANPPVRVFESGAILMYLAEKFGAFLPKTYPKRSEALSWLFWQMGSAPFLGGGFGHFYAYAPLKIEYAIDRYAMETKRQMDVLDRHLAEHEFMAGDEYSIADMAIWPWYGAMAQGILYEAGEFLEVEAYKNVQRWTKQVAERPAVQRGRMVNRTFGKPETQLWERHDASDFDTKTQDKLQAGS from the coding sequence ATGAGCGATAGCGATTATATCCCGCCGAAAGTCTGGACCTGGAAACAGGGCTCTGGCGGACGTTTCGCCAATATCAACCGCCCGATCGCCGGCCCGACGCATGACAAGGAACTGCCAGTGGGCAAACACCCGCTGCAGCTCTATTCGCTGGGCACGCCCAACGGGGTCAAAGTGACGGTGATGCTCGAAGAGCTGCTGGCGCTGGGCTATTCGGGCGCCGAGTATGACGCCTGGCTGATCAATATCGGCTCGGGCGACCAGTTCTCATCGGGCTTTGTGTCGGTGAACCCGAACTCCAAGATCCCGGCGCTGCTGGACCGGTCGGCCAATCCGCCGGTGCGGGTGTTCGAGTCCGGCGCGATCCTGATGTATCTCGCCGAGAAATTCGGCGCCTTCCTGCCGAAGACTTATCCCAAGCGCTCCGAAGCGCTGAGCTGGCTGTTCTGGCAGATGGGGTCTGCGCCGTTCCTGGGCGGCGGGTTCGGGCATTTCTATGCCTATGCGCCGCTGAAGATCGAATATGCCATCGACCGCTATGCGATGGAAACCAAGCGTCAGATGGATGTGCTGGATCGTCATCTGGCCGAGCATGAGTTCATGGCGGGCGATGAATACTCGATCGCCGACATGGCCATCTGGCCCTGGTATGGCGCGATGGCGCAGGGCATCCTCTATGAGGCAGGCGAGTTCCTGGAGGTCGAGGCCTACAAGAACGTGCAGCGCTGGACCAAACAGGTCGCCGAACGTCCGGCGGTTCAGCGGGGCCGAATGGTGAACCGCACCTTCGGCAAGCCGGAAACCCAGCTTTGGGAACGCCATGACGCAAGCGACTTTGACACGAAGACGCAGGACAAGCTGCAGGCGGGTAGCTGA
- a CDS encoding TrmH family RNA methyltransferase — translation MPRTFAITPISDPADPRVDAYTSIRERDLTNGHGGRFIAEGKVTLEILLRRGRFEVESLFLCETRLEPLAGMLALVPEGVPVYVAPQGVMDAVAGFPIHRGVLACGRKGAARTPQDVLPKDGPSTALLLSELSNHDNVGACFRNAAAFGASAVLLDAPSCDPLYRKAIRVSAGAALWLPFAHGGTGAGLIEAAEATGHEVWALTPRADAAPLPALKVPDHVALLMGAEGPGLPADMIARARPVRIPMTDGFDSVNVATAAAIALAHVFAARGS, via the coding sequence TTGCCCCGTACGTTTGCGATCACTCCCATTTCAGACCCGGCAGACCCGAGGGTCGACGCCTATACCTCCATCCGCGAGCGCGACCTGACCAATGGGCATGGCGGGCGTTTCATTGCCGAAGGCAAGGTGACGCTGGAGATCCTGCTGCGGCGCGGGCGGTTCGAGGTGGAAAGCCTGTTCCTGTGCGAAACACGGCTGGAACCGCTCGCCGGAATGCTGGCGCTGGTGCCCGAAGGTGTACCGGTCTATGTGGCGCCCCAGGGCGTGATGGACGCGGTGGCGGGCTTTCCGATACATCGCGGCGTGCTCGCCTGCGGGCGCAAGGGCGCGGCGCGCACGCCGCAGGATGTTCTGCCTAAGGATGGACCTTCCACGGCGCTGCTGCTGTCAGAGCTTTCCAATCACGACAATGTGGGCGCGTGTTTCCGCAATGCGGCGGCCTTTGGCGCGAGCGCCGTGTTGCTGGACGCGCCGTCCTGCGACCCGCTTTACCGGAAGGCGATCCGTGTTTCGGCGGGCGCGGCGCTGTGGCTGCCCTTTGCTCATGGCGGCACGGGCGCGGGCCTGATCGAAGCGGCAGAAGCGACTGGACATGAAGTCTGGGCGCTGACCCCGCGCGCGGACGCCGCCCCCCTTCCCGCGCTGAAAGTACCTGACCACGTTGCGCTGCTGATGGGCGCCGAAGGCCCCGGCCTGCCGGCAGACATGATCGCGCGGGCGCGGCCAGTGCGCATTCCGATGACGGACGGGTTTGACAGCGTGAACGTGGCGACGGCGGCGGCGATAGCGCTGGCACATGTGTTTGCGGCGCGGGGCAGCTAG
- a CDS encoding Hpt domain-containing protein, whose translation MPSESPLPVLDLAHLSAMTGGDAELSQEVIGIFREQAQIWSRLLDPLSEARQWADAAHTLKGASLGIGALKLAAACERAEKAGRAETPPSPAHASVLISEIKDALGETLEAAARAAYDLASAAKRSAS comes from the coding sequence ATGCCTTCCGAAAGCCCCCTGCCCGTCCTCGATCTCGCCCACCTCTCAGCCATGACAGGAGGAGACGCGGAGCTGTCACAGGAGGTGATCGGCATCTTCCGGGAACAGGCGCAGATCTGGTCCCGCCTGCTCGATCCACTGAGCGAGGCCCGGCAATGGGCAGATGCGGCCCATACGCTGAAAGGCGCCAGCCTGGGCATCGGCGCGCTGAAACTCGCCGCCGCCTGCGAGCGCGCCGAAAAGGCCGGCCGCGCCGAGACGCCGCCCAGCCCGGCGCATGCCTCGGTCCTCATCAGCGAGATCAAGGATGCCCTGGGCGAAACGCTGGAAGCAGCCGCCCGCGCTGCTTACGACTTGGCTTCAGCGGCCAAACGCAGCGCATCATAG
- a CDS encoding glutathione S-transferase family protein produces MPALSLGGFTLYGDPVSGNCLKPKWTADLLGIPYTWVNVDVVKGETRTPDFLAINPAGQVPVARWEDGRVLPQSNAIMLYLAEGSRLIPADSFARAEAFGWLFWEQYSHETAIAVRRFQKHYLKKSDTEIDPALLVRGNNALGVMDQRLTGRSWFAGDSLSIADIALVAYTRVAHEGGFDIRLYPSVADWVHRTEDALGIPHAQELA; encoded by the coding sequence ATGCCAGCGCTCTCGCTTGGCGGGTTCACCCTTTATGGCGATCCCGTTTCCGGAAACTGCCTCAAGCCGAAATGGACGGCCGATCTTCTCGGCATTCCGTATACGTGGGTAAATGTCGATGTGGTGAAAGGGGAGACCCGCACCCCCGATTTCCTGGCGATCAACCCGGCCGGGCAGGTGCCCGTGGCGCGCTGGGAAGATGGCCGCGTGCTGCCGCAGTCCAACGCCATCATGCTCTATCTTGCCGAAGGCTCCCGCCTCATTCCGGCGGATAGTTTCGCGCGCGCAGAGGCTTTTGGCTGGCTGTTCTGGGAACAGTATTCGCATGAAACGGCCATCGCCGTGCGCCGCTTCCAAAAGCATTACCTCAAGAAATCCGACACCGAGATCGACCCCGCCCTTCTGGTGCGCGGCAATAATGCGCTCGGCGTGATGGATCAGCGCCTCACCGGGCGCAGCTGGTTTGCCGGAGACAGCCTGTCGATCGCTGACATCGCCCTCGTCGCCTACACGCGCGTTGCGCATGAGGGTGGTTTTGATATTCGCCTTTATCCGTCTGTCGCAGACTGGGTGCATAGAACTGAAGATGCGCTGGGTATTCCCCATGCGCAGGAGCTTGCCTGA